Within Deinococcus fonticola, the genomic segment GCGGTACACCGCCCGGCCGATTTCCACCACTTCACCCAGGTTTTCATGCCCAAGCACCCGCCCGCACTCGATGTCGGTGCGGCCCTCGTACATGTGCAGGTCGGAACCGCAGATGTTGGTACTCGTGATTTTCACCAGCACATCTGTGGGTTGCTCAATCTGGGGGTCGGCCACGTCGACAACGCGAACATCACGCGGTCCGTTGTAAATTAAAGCTTTCATATGAAACCTCCAACTCCGGCGTATCGGTGACCCGGAGTCCCATTCCTGCTCTTGGTTCGTTCTGGCGTGGCGAGGGCTTAGACCGCTTTGGGATTGATCGCGCTGGCCACTACCGTGAGCTGTTGGTCGGTTTCTTCCTCTTCCTTCAGGGTGGTTTCCAGCAGTTTGACCGCCTTCTCCTCACCCAGCAGACCCGCATAGGTAGCGGCGGTGCCGTAGCTGGCGATTTCCAGGTGCTCGACCCGCTGCGCAGCCATGATCAGGGCGGCGTCGCGCACGACGCCCGGCTCGTTGCCGATGATGATTTCGTTACCTTCCCTCACCAGCCCGAGCATCGCGCCGCTGACCTTGCCGAGCGGAGACTCGCCCAACCCAGAGAAGATCTTTTCCAGGCGCTTGACATGTTCTTGCGTCTGAGTCAGGTGGAGTTCGAAGCCTTCTTTCAGCTTTGGCGTCACTGCCGACTGCGCCATCACGGGAAGCGCGATGAGCAGTTGCTGCTCCGCGGAGTAAAGGTCACGCAGAAGAGAGACGTACAGGTCATTGAGAGTGTGATAGCGCATGGTCATTCTCCTTGCGTCGCTGAGATCGTCTGGACGGGTGACAGAACAAAGCAATGACCTCGCGGGGTCTTCCCCGTGATTTTCTCTTGCTCTGCCTGTGGCGGTTGTTTCCCCGTTGCATTATGCACAAGTCAGGGTCAATCAGCGTTTAAAGCCCGTGAAGCATATCCTGACAAAATCCTATTCTCGAAACGCTCAGCACCTGACACTTTGGGAAATTGATGTACTGGACGCTGGAAATGGCGTCCTGAGGAGCCGCAGGCAGTCCCAGAAGACCTCGCCGCCCCATCGGGCCGCCTGATACGGATTCCGATTGAATCCAGCAGATTTCTGGATTCAATCCGACTGAAAGGAGTAGGAAAAGATACGGATTTCGCGATATGGATGCACAGGCGGTGTAGTTCCGACTGTGCAGGAATTTAGCGAAATCCGTATGACTCAGGATCTGCCACCCGATCCGGGGTTGACTCACAACCACTCGCCCGCGCTTGTCCCGCCGAGGAGCGTGGGTCTCTGTCCGACGCGCCCCAACCCGGGTCATCCAGGTGAGCCCGATACAGAGCAGTCCAAAGAGCCGCGAGATTCGCTCTGAGGCCGTCATATGCGTCGCCTCCGCCCCTCACCTCAGCCCGCGGGACTTCAGCGAGGAAAATGCCGATTCAATCGCCCAGCGGAGCCGATAGGTCCGCAACACGTCCAGCACGGGCAAGTCGGATGCCACGATCACCCTGTCCCTCGTGGGGGTTCTGGCAACTTAATTTGCGCTGGGCGAGCAGAGTGCAGCAGGCGGCTTGATTCTCAATATGTCTCCAACAGGCGCATGAAGAAGGATCTGGCGGCCTCGGTATCGCGGTGCTCCTGAAGGAGAACGTCGAGGACGTCTCATACTCGTCTACCGCCCGCCACAGCCGGTGGGTGACCCCTCCGACCCTCACGTGCATTTCATCCAAATGTCACCGAGAACCCCGTCAGGGTTCTCGGTGACGCAGTTCCTCAGTCAGGAGCGGAGCAAATTTGATGTTCCACTTCCGCAAGGTCTCGTGGCTGACCACGACCCCGCGCTCGTGGAGGAGTTCCTGCACGTCACGTTGACTGAGCGAGAACCGATGGTAGAGCCGCAGGGCGTAGCCGATGACGCTCAAGGGAAATCGATGACGGTACGGCTCCTGGCCGCTCACAGCTCGGCCTGCCGAGGTTAAGTTGCCAGAACCCCGGGGAGCTTGGCCGCCACGACATCAAGCTTCTGAATGTCGGGTGCCTGTGCGAACAGTTCGGCGTTCTCCTGGAGTGCCGCTGCAACGCGGCCCGACAGGTGCGCTTCCCGGCCTGACTCGTCAGGAAATACGTCGAAGATGCCGAAGGTCGAAGGTCCCAGGCGGATTGCGAACCAGGCGGTCGTCGCCGGTTCCTGCTCAACCAGCGGCAGCCCTCCCTTCAGAAAGTTCTCGACGTCCGCCTCTTTTCCAGGCTTGGCCTCCAGCCGGACCAACAGTCCCAGTGTTACCATGTCCCCCTCCTTTCTTAACCTCGTGCTGACCATCATGGCGTGAAGACCGCGCACCATGCTGTGTTGCCTAGGCCTGAACTGAACATATCACGCGCGTGGGGTTGCCCCCTTTGTGCGTAGACGCAGTTAAGGACTGCGTCCATCACACTGAGGTGTCACAAACATACAGCGCTGACTTCAAACGCCAGGCCACTGGGCTCGCCACGCAGCCAGATCACAGCGTGGACGAGATCGCCCGCGATCTCGGAATTGGCCGTTCGACCCTGAGTAACTGGATTCGTATGGCGCGAGACCACGGTGAACTGGCCTTTCCAGGCAAAGGAAAAGCTCGCCTGACCCCTGAACAGGAAGAACTGAAACGACTTCGCAAAGAGAACGAGTTGCTACGTCAGGAACGGGATATTTTAAAGTCTGCGGCGGTTTGGTTCGCGAAACACAGCAAGTGAAGTTCGCTTTCATCCAGGAGCAAAGCCCTGCATTTCCTGTCCGCGCCCTGTGTCGGGTGTTACAGGTATCGGAAAGTGGCTACTACTCGTGGAAAACCAGGCCGCCGAAACGAAAATTGAACGACCAGCAGATGCTGGTCGAGATCCACGAAATCCATCAGCACAGTAAAGGCCGGTATGGTGCGCCCAGAGTACATGCAGCACTGCGAATCAAAGGTATTCATGCCTCAAAGCGTCGAGTCGCACGACTGATGCGTGTGGCGGGGTTGCGCGGGAAAGGACGAAGGAAGTACAAGAAGACCACCCAATCCAATCATGCCTTACCAGTCGCACAAAATCTTGTGAACCGTGAATTCAAGGTGGCTGAGCCGAATACCGTGTGGGGCGCTGATCTGACCTACATTCCCACCAGGGAAGGCTGGTTGTACCTGTCGGTGGTGCTGGATTTTCATTCCCGTATGGTCGTTGGCTGGGCCATGGGGAATCGAATGACCACCGATCTGCCGCTGGCCGCGCTCAATATGGCAGCACAGCGCCGTTCACCTCCCGGCGGTTTGATCCATCATTCGGATCGCGGTAGTCAATTCGCAAGCCATGCCTACCAACGCCAGTTGTGGTCACTGGGAATGCTGTGCAGCATGAGTAGCAAGGGTGACTGCTACGACAACGCCGTTGTCGAAGGCTTTTTCGCGACCTTGAAACGTGAATTGATAGCCGGGCGCGTGTGGAACACGCGCCCGGAGGCTGAGCAAGAGATTTTTGCCTTCTTAGAAATCTTTTACAACCGCCAACGACTCCACTCCACACTTGGGTACCTGAGTCCACAGCAATTCGAGAACAGGCAGCTTGCCAAGGAAGGCCGTGTCGCTTAAGCTCGTCTACGCACATCGGGAGCAACTCCAGTTCCAGCCGAGGGCGCTGATGAGCCTGCTGGCACCACGCATCCTGCAACGTCTGTCGGGCGTGCTGACGCAACACCCGACAGAGCCGCCGGGTATTCCAGGCCATATGGTTGAGGAAGCGACTGATGGACGAGGGTGATTTGACCGTCGCCCGTTCTGGCAGGGGTTTGCCAGAGCCATCCAGCAGCAGGTCAAGGAAGACCTCGAAGGATTCCCGGTGCTGCTTGCGGGAGAAGCAGGGTAGGATGTCAGAATAGAGCCGTCTGGAACGCTGTTCTTTGGGATTCACACTCCATTATAGAGCCAGAACCGCGTTCCAGACGCCGTTTTTCAAAACTGCGAGATGTCAGCTGAGCCAGTCTCTCCACCGAGGAGCCGTTTGTCCGTGCTGACCTTATCGGAGTCAGCACGGATTGAGCTGCCTTAACCTGCCGTTCGTAGCGTGGCCCGCAAGTACGGAGCCGTTTTACTCTCGCCGCTCGCCGCTACCACTTCGGGTGTACCCTGCACTACTACTTGTCCGCCCTGGTCGCCCGCGCCAGGGCCAATATCGATGACCCAGTCGCTGCCTGCCACCATCTGCATCTTGTGTTCGACAGCAATCACAGTGTTGCCCGCTTCCACGAGCTTGTCGAGTTGCTTTTGCAGGCGGTCAATGTCGGCGGGGTGCAGCCCTGTGGTCGGCTCGTCCAGGATGTAGACCGTGC encodes:
- a CDS encoding ferritin-like domain-containing protein → MTMRYHTLNDLYVSLLRDLYSAEQQLLIALPVMAQSAVTPKLKEGFELHLTQTQEHVKRLEKIFSGLGESPLGKVSGAMLGLVREGNEIIIGNEPGVVRDAALIMAAQRVEHLEIASYGTAATYAGLLGEEKAVKLLETTLKEEEETDQQLTVVASAINPKAV
- a CDS encoding putative quinol monooxygenase — encoded protein: MVTLGLLVRLEAKPGKEADVENFLKGGLPLVEQEPATTAWFAIRLGPSTFGIFDVFPDESGREAHLSGRVAAALQENAELFAQAPDIQKLDVVAAKLPGVLAT
- a CDS encoding IS3 family transposase (programmed frameshift), giving the protein MSQTYSADFKRQATGLATQPDHSVDEIARDLGIGRSTLSNWIRMARDHGELAFPGKGKARLTPEQEELKRLRKENELLRQERDILKSGGGLVRETQQVKFAFIQEQSPAFPVRALCRVLQVSESGYYSWKTRPPKRKLNDQQMLVEIHEIHQHSKGRYGAPRVHAALRIKGIHASKRRVARLMRVAGLRGKGRRKYKKTTQSNHALPVAQNLVNREFKVAEPNTVWGADLTYIPTREGWLYLSVVLDFHSRMVVGWAMGNRMTTDLPLAALNMAAQRRSPPGGLIHHSDRGSQFASHAYQRQLWSLGMLCSMSSKGDCYDNAVVEGFFATLKRELIAGRVWNTRPEAEQEIFAFLEIFYNRQRLHSTLGYLSPQQFENRQLAKEGRVA